In Anticarsia gemmatalis isolate Benzon Research Colony breed Stoneville strain chromosome 4, ilAntGemm2 primary, whole genome shotgun sequence, one DNA window encodes the following:
- the Idh gene encoding isocitrate dehydrogenase [NADP] cytoplasmic, with the protein MSKIKAGPVVDILGDEMTRIIWDLIKEKLILPFLDIELHVYDLGMENRDKTDDQVTIDCAEAVKKYNVGIKCATITPDEKRVEEFKLKKMWKSPNGTIRNILGGTVFREAIICKNIPRLVTGWEKPIIIGRHAHADQYKATDFVVPGAGTLELVYTPAGGEPIRHVVNEYKGAGVALGMFNTDASIVDFAHSSFKYALDRKYPLYLSTKNTILKKYDGRFKDIFQDIYEKEYKSQFEAAGIWYEHRLIDDMVAYAMKSEGGFVWACKNYDGDVQSDSVAQGYGSLGLMTSVLICPDGKTVEAEAAHGTVTRHYRFYQQGKETSTNPIASIFAWTRGLLHRAKLDNNAELQNFAETLEKVCIDTIESGVMTKDLAICIKGMNNVKRSDYYETFEFMDKLAENLKKSLGK; encoded by the coding sequence ATGTCGAAAATAAAGGCTGGACCCGTTGTTGACATCCTTGGTGATGAGATGACCAGAATTATTTGGGATCTCATCAaggaaaaacttattttaccttTCTTGGACATTGAACTGCATGTTTACGACTTGGGTATGGAAAATCGTGATAAGACTGACGATCAAGTTACCATTGATTGCGCTGAAGCCGTCAAGAAATACAATGTCGGCATCAAGTGCGCTACCATCACTCCCGATGAGAAGAGAGTTGAGGAATTCAAACTGAAGAAGATGTGGAAGAGTCCCAATGGAACTATCCGTAACATTCTCGGAGGAACAGTCTTCAGGGAAGCCATTATTTGCAAGAATATTCCTCGTCTTGTAACTGGCTGGGAAAAGCCCATCATTATCGGTCGTCACGCCCACGCTGATCAATACAAAGCCACTGACTTTGTAGTGCCCGGCGCCGGAACCCTTGAGCTCGTATACACACCTGCCGGTGGTGAACCCATCAGGCATGTTGTTAATGAGTACAAAGGTGCTGGTGTAGCTCTCGGTATGTTCAACACTGACGCATCAATCGTCGACTTCGCCCACTCCTCATTCAAGTACGCTCTGGACAGAAAATACCCGCTCTACTTGAGCACCAAGAATACCATCCTTAAGAAATACGATGGCCGTTTCAAGGATATCTTCCAAGACATTTACGAGAAGGAATACAAATCGCAGTTTGAAGCTGCCGGTATTTGGTACGAACATAGGTTGATCGATGATATGGTTGCTTACGCGATGAAGTCGGAAGGTGGATTCGTATGGGCGTGCAAGAACTACGACGGAGATGTTCAGTCTGACTCGGTTGCTCAAGGCTACGGTTCTCTCGGTTTAATGACATCTGTACTTATCTGCCCTGATGGCAAGACCGTCGAAGCGGAAGCTGCTCACGGCACAGTAACCAGACATTACCGATTCTACCAGCAAGGCAAGGAGACCTCCACCAACCCTATTGCTTCCATCTTTGCCTGGACCAGAGGTCTCCTTCACCGTGCTAAGTTGGACAACAACGCCGAACTTCAGAACTTTGCCGAAACCTTAGAAAAGGTTTGCATTGACACCATCGAATCTGGAGTAATGACCAAGGATCTTGCTATCTGCATTAAGGGTATGAACAACGTGAAGAGGTCAGACTACTACGAAACCTTCGAATTTATGGACAAACTCGCTGAAAACTTGAAGAAGAGTTTAGGTAAATGA